In Carya illinoinensis cultivar Pawnee chromosome 7, C.illinoinensisPawnee_v1, whole genome shotgun sequence, the following are encoded in one genomic region:
- the LOC122316132 gene encoding serine/threonine-protein kinase/endoribonuclease IRE1a-like — protein sequence MGNPDNIHIFLQATKFAILENLSTTTKIESEALWVWGKPNTESMLTSSQGASEIGKGVYKPTLVYSDYSQYLAFNEKQATRAMIDYKARLESMKSRMSGINLWKANGRPSPLLLKMMRDVVSGLVHLHELGIIHRDLNPQNVLIVKERSLCAKLSNMGISKCLVGDMSSLSHHSFMPTLLLVQLTVGNLQCILQKGLWT from the exons ATGGGCAATCCGGACAACATCCATATCTTCCTGCAAGCTACAAAATTTGCCATCTTGGAAAACCTATCAACCACAACAAAGATAGAATCCGAGGCCCTTTGGGTGTGGGGTAAACCCAATACAGAATCCATGTTGACATCGAGCCAAGGAGCTTCAGAAATAGGTAAGGGAGTGTACAAGCCCACATTG GTTTACTCAGATTATTCACAATACCTAGCATTCAATGAGAAACAAGCTACGAGAGCTATGATCGATTATAAAGCCCGTCTAGAGTCCATGAAGAGTAGAATGTCGGGTATCAATTTGTGGAAAGCAAATGGTCGTCCATCACCTTTATTGTTAAAGATGATGAG GGATGTGGTTTCTGGGCTAGTGCATTTGCATGAATTGGGAATAATTCATCGCGACTTAAATCCTCAAAATGTCTTGATAGTCAAGGAAAGATCTTTATGTGCAAAACTTTCTAACATGGGCATTAGCAAGTGCCTTGTTGGGGATATGTCTTCCTTGAGTCATCATTCATTCATGCCTACGTTACTCTTGGTTCAACTGACTGTAGGTAATCTGCAATGCATTCTTCAGAAGGGTTTGTGGACTTGA
- the LOC122317549 gene encoding glutamate receptor 3.6-like isoform X2 — MNRRRPPRFPCSSAPYVPILIPHRPNTASRFMENETVAIIGPQHSVMAHVISHIANELQVPLLSFAATDPTLNSLQFPYFVRTTQSDGFQMAAVADIVGYYEWRDVIAIYIDDDHGRNGVSALGDKLAEKRCKISYKAPMSPKLSSVEITRTLVKVNSMDSRVFILHISATWGLEVLINAAREMNMMRREYVWIATDWLSTVLDTESSLTSAAMDSIQGVLTLRMHIPDSEPKKKLFSRWNNILTASNYTENSRFGLNTYGMYAYDTVWLLAHSLDEFLNQGGNISFSNDTSLTEFQGGRLQFDAMSIFDGGNKLRDIISRVNTTGVAGKLEFTSEGDLVHPAYEVINVIGTGIRTIGYWSNSSGLSVNFSDPDKHNANSKQQLYGVIWPGQTTQKPRGWAFSNNNGRQLRVGVPNRINYPEFVSQIENSDNSYGGFCIDVFNAAKEELPYAVQYKFVPYGDGHKNPVTSDLLHMITTGALDAVVGDITITTNRTKMVDFTQPFIESGLVVVAPVWKLNSSAWAFLRPFTPMMWCATGVYFLLVGAVLWILERRTNDEFRGPPRRQFVTIIWFSFSTLFFSHKERIASTLGRFVLIIWLFVVLILNSSYTASMTSILTVERLSSPVKGIESLVTSSEPIGFQRGSFSENYLTDELNIHKSRLVPLNSIAEYEKALRDGPSKGGVAAVVDERAYMELFLSTRCEFGIVGQEFTKMGWGFAFPRDSPLAIDMSTAILTLSENGVLQRLHDKWLTRSACSSEGTKQGVDRLQLQSFWGLFILCGSVCLLALLFYLIKMIREYTRHSRQISPQSGRLRSFLSFVKEKEDHHHEEAEGKSPKAQGQLGIRGSTVMEECMERS, encoded by the exons ATGAATCGACGGCGACCTCCTAGATTTCCTTGCTCTTCAGCTCCTTACGTACCAATATTAATTCCCCACCGGCCAAATACAG CTTCGCGGTTTATGGAGAATGAAACAGTCGCTATAATTGGCCCCCAGCACTCAGTTATGGCTCATGTAATTTCGCATATTGCGAATGAGCTCCAAGTCCCTCTATTATCCTTTGCCGCAACAGACCCCACTCTGAATTCACTTCAGTTCCCTTACTTTGTTCGAACAACTCAGAGTGATGGCTTCCAGATGGCAGCCGTGGCAGATATTGTTGGCTACTACGAATGGCGAGATGTAATAGCAATCTATATTGATGATGATCATGGCAGAAATGGGGTTTCTGCATTAGGGGACAAGCTAGCCGAGAAGCGTTGTAAAATCTCTTACAAAGCACCTATGAGCCCCAAATTAAGTAGTGTAGAAATCACCAGAACACTTGTGAAGGTTAATTCAATGGATTCTCGGGTTTTTATCCTCCACATTTCTGCTACCTGGGGTCTAGAAGTACTTATAAATGCGGCCCGGGAAATGAATATGATGCGAAGAGAATATGTGTGGATAGCCACCGATTGGCTCTCCACAGTACTTGACACGGAATCTTCCCTGACTTCAGCGGCAATGGACAGTATTCAAGGGGTTCTTACGTTACGCATGCATATTCCGGATTCAGAACCCAAGAAAAAACTTTTTTCTAGGTGGAACAATATTTTGACTGCATCAAATTATACAGAAAACAGTCGTTTTGGACTAAATACTTATGGTATGTACGCCTATGACACTGTTTGGCTTCTTGCTCATTCACTTGATGAATTTCTAAATCAGGGGGGGAACATATCCTTTTCAAACGATACAAGTTTGACCGAGTTTCAGGGAGGAAGATTGCAGTTTGATGCTATGAGTATCTTTGATGGAGGGAACAAGTTGCGTGATATCATTTCAAGGGTTAATACAACAGGTGTAGCTGGAAAACTAGAGTTCACTTCGGAGGGGGACCTTGTTCACCCTGCATACGAAGTCATCAATGTCATTGGCACAGGAATTAGGACAATTGGTTATTGGTCCAATTCTTCAGGCTTATCAGTTAATTTTTCTGATCCAGACAAACACAATGCCAACTCAAAACAGCAACTATATGGCGTAATCTGGCCTGGCCAAACCACTCAAAAGCCTCGTGGGTGGGCTTTCTCAAACAACAACGGAAGGCAACTTCGCGTTGGAGTGCCAAACCGTATTAATTATCCTGAGTTTGTCTCGCAGATAGAGAATTCTGATAATTCGTATGGTGGCTTTTGCATTGATGTATTTAATGCTGCAAAGGAAGAATTACCATATGCAGTCCAATATAAGTTCGTTCCATATGGGGATGGACATAAGAATCCAGTAACCTCGGATCTTTTGCACATGATCACAACTGGT gccTTGGATGCTGTGGTTGGCGACATTACAATTACCACAAACCGGACAAAGATGGTGGATTTTACGCAGCCATTTATCGAGTCTGGGCTAGTAGTAGTGGCCCCAGTTTGGAAGTTGAACTCTAGCGCTTGGGCTTTTCTGAGACCATTTACTCCAATGATGTGGTGTGCCACAGGTGTATATTTCCTTCTTGTGGGAGCAGTTCTATGGATCTTGGAGCGCAGGACGAATGATGAGTTTAGGGGACCTCCCAGAAGACAATTTGTCACCATCATATG GTTTAGCTTTTCAACATTGTTTTTCTCTCACA AAGAGAGGATCGCGAGCACTCTGGGTCGGTTCGTGCTGATAATATGGCTGTTTGTAGTCCTAATACTGAACTCGAGTTACACAGCAAGCATGACATCAATCCTGACAGTGGAACGGCTATCATCCCCAGTGAAAGGGATCGAAAGTTTAGTAACAAGCAGTGAACCAATCGGCTTCCAGAGAGGTTCATTTTCTGAAAATTATTTAACAGACGAGCTCAACATACACAAGTCCAGACTAGTTCCTCTGAATTCGATAGCAGAATATGAGAAAGCATTGAGGGACGGTCCCAGTAAGGGTGGAGTTGCTGCAGTGGTTGACGAGCGTGCATATATGGAGCTCTTCCTTTCCACCAGATGCGAATTTGGTATAGTTGGTCAAGAGTTCACCAAAATGGGCTGGGGTTTT GCATTTCCACGAGACTCGCCACTAGCAATTGACATGTCAACAGCGATCCTAACACTGTCAGAGAACGGGGTTCTACAGAGGCTTCACGACAAATGGCTCACAAGAAGTGCATGCAGCTCTGAAGGTACAAAGCAAGGCGTCGATCGCCTACAACTCCAAAGCTTCTGGGGACTCTTCATACTCTGTGGCTCCGTTTGTCTTCTtgctctccttttttatctcaTCAAGATGATACGTGAGTACACGAGGCATTCCAGGCAGATCAGCCCCCAATCTGGGCGTCTCCGATCCTTcctttcatttgttaaagaaaaggAAGATCATCATCATGAGGAAGCAGAAGGGAAAAGTCCAAAAGCTCAAGGCCAACTAGGGATCAGAGGGTCCACAGTAATGGAAGAGTGCATGGAGAGATCATGA
- the LOC122317549 gene encoding glutamate receptor 3.6-like isoform X1, with product MNRRRPPRFPCSSAPYVPILIPHRPNTVKSTRNMLWLLAMLFCNWPFIRTGTSSTVSTRPDVVNIGALLSYNSSIGKVAKVALETAVEDVNSNPAVLNGTKLNLKMQDTKLSSGFLGIVEASRFMENETVAIIGPQHSVMAHVISHIANELQVPLLSFAATDPTLNSLQFPYFVRTTQSDGFQMAAVADIVGYYEWRDVIAIYIDDDHGRNGVSALGDKLAEKRCKISYKAPMSPKLSSVEITRTLVKVNSMDSRVFILHISATWGLEVLINAAREMNMMRREYVWIATDWLSTVLDTESSLTSAAMDSIQGVLTLRMHIPDSEPKKKLFSRWNNILTASNYTENSRFGLNTYGMYAYDTVWLLAHSLDEFLNQGGNISFSNDTSLTEFQGGRLQFDAMSIFDGGNKLRDIISRVNTTGVAGKLEFTSEGDLVHPAYEVINVIGTGIRTIGYWSNSSGLSVNFSDPDKHNANSKQQLYGVIWPGQTTQKPRGWAFSNNNGRQLRVGVPNRINYPEFVSQIENSDNSYGGFCIDVFNAAKEELPYAVQYKFVPYGDGHKNPVTSDLLHMITTGALDAVVGDITITTNRTKMVDFTQPFIESGLVVVAPVWKLNSSAWAFLRPFTPMMWCATGVYFLLVGAVLWILERRTNDEFRGPPRRQFVTIIWFSFSTLFFSHKERIASTLGRFVLIIWLFVVLILNSSYTASMTSILTVERLSSPVKGIESLVTSSEPIGFQRGSFSENYLTDELNIHKSRLVPLNSIAEYEKALRDGPSKGGVAAVVDERAYMELFLSTRCEFGIVGQEFTKMGWGFAFPRDSPLAIDMSTAILTLSENGVLQRLHDKWLTRSACSSEGTKQGVDRLQLQSFWGLFILCGSVCLLALLFYLIKMIREYTRHSRQISPQSGRLRSFLSFVKEKEDHHHEEAEGKSPKAQGQLGIRGSTVMEECMERS from the exons ATGAATCGACGGCGACCTCCTAGATTTCCTTGCTCTTCAGCTCCTTACGTACCAATATTAATTCCCCACCGGCCAAATACAG TGAAATCCACCAGGAATATGTTGTGGCTTCTGGCAATGCTTTTCTGCAATTGGCCTTTCATTAGAACTGGTACTAGTAGCACTGTTTCTACAAGACCAGATGTTGTTAACATTGGAGCTCTTTTGTCCTACAATTCTTCCATCGGCAAAGTGGCAAAAGTTGCATTAGAAACTGCAGTTGAAGATGTGAATTCCAATCCAGCGGTTCTTAATGGAACTAAGCTGAATCTTAAGATGCAGGATACAAAACTATCTAGCGGGTTTCTGGGAATCGTTGAGG CTTCGCGGTTTATGGAGAATGAAACAGTCGCTATAATTGGCCCCCAGCACTCAGTTATGGCTCATGTAATTTCGCATATTGCGAATGAGCTCCAAGTCCCTCTATTATCCTTTGCCGCAACAGACCCCACTCTGAATTCACTTCAGTTCCCTTACTTTGTTCGAACAACTCAGAGTGATGGCTTCCAGATGGCAGCCGTGGCAGATATTGTTGGCTACTACGAATGGCGAGATGTAATAGCAATCTATATTGATGATGATCATGGCAGAAATGGGGTTTCTGCATTAGGGGACAAGCTAGCCGAGAAGCGTTGTAAAATCTCTTACAAAGCACCTATGAGCCCCAAATTAAGTAGTGTAGAAATCACCAGAACACTTGTGAAGGTTAATTCAATGGATTCTCGGGTTTTTATCCTCCACATTTCTGCTACCTGGGGTCTAGAAGTACTTATAAATGCGGCCCGGGAAATGAATATGATGCGAAGAGAATATGTGTGGATAGCCACCGATTGGCTCTCCACAGTACTTGACACGGAATCTTCCCTGACTTCAGCGGCAATGGACAGTATTCAAGGGGTTCTTACGTTACGCATGCATATTCCGGATTCAGAACCCAAGAAAAAACTTTTTTCTAGGTGGAACAATATTTTGACTGCATCAAATTATACAGAAAACAGTCGTTTTGGACTAAATACTTATGGTATGTACGCCTATGACACTGTTTGGCTTCTTGCTCATTCACTTGATGAATTTCTAAATCAGGGGGGGAACATATCCTTTTCAAACGATACAAGTTTGACCGAGTTTCAGGGAGGAAGATTGCAGTTTGATGCTATGAGTATCTTTGATGGAGGGAACAAGTTGCGTGATATCATTTCAAGGGTTAATACAACAGGTGTAGCTGGAAAACTAGAGTTCACTTCGGAGGGGGACCTTGTTCACCCTGCATACGAAGTCATCAATGTCATTGGCACAGGAATTAGGACAATTGGTTATTGGTCCAATTCTTCAGGCTTATCAGTTAATTTTTCTGATCCAGACAAACACAATGCCAACTCAAAACAGCAACTATATGGCGTAATCTGGCCTGGCCAAACCACTCAAAAGCCTCGTGGGTGGGCTTTCTCAAACAACAACGGAAGGCAACTTCGCGTTGGAGTGCCAAACCGTATTAATTATCCTGAGTTTGTCTCGCAGATAGAGAATTCTGATAATTCGTATGGTGGCTTTTGCATTGATGTATTTAATGCTGCAAAGGAAGAATTACCATATGCAGTCCAATATAAGTTCGTTCCATATGGGGATGGACATAAGAATCCAGTAACCTCGGATCTTTTGCACATGATCACAACTGGT gccTTGGATGCTGTGGTTGGCGACATTACAATTACCACAAACCGGACAAAGATGGTGGATTTTACGCAGCCATTTATCGAGTCTGGGCTAGTAGTAGTGGCCCCAGTTTGGAAGTTGAACTCTAGCGCTTGGGCTTTTCTGAGACCATTTACTCCAATGATGTGGTGTGCCACAGGTGTATATTTCCTTCTTGTGGGAGCAGTTCTATGGATCTTGGAGCGCAGGACGAATGATGAGTTTAGGGGACCTCCCAGAAGACAATTTGTCACCATCATATG GTTTAGCTTTTCAACATTGTTTTTCTCTCACA AAGAGAGGATCGCGAGCACTCTGGGTCGGTTCGTGCTGATAATATGGCTGTTTGTAGTCCTAATACTGAACTCGAGTTACACAGCAAGCATGACATCAATCCTGACAGTGGAACGGCTATCATCCCCAGTGAAAGGGATCGAAAGTTTAGTAACAAGCAGTGAACCAATCGGCTTCCAGAGAGGTTCATTTTCTGAAAATTATTTAACAGACGAGCTCAACATACACAAGTCCAGACTAGTTCCTCTGAATTCGATAGCAGAATATGAGAAAGCATTGAGGGACGGTCCCAGTAAGGGTGGAGTTGCTGCAGTGGTTGACGAGCGTGCATATATGGAGCTCTTCCTTTCCACCAGATGCGAATTTGGTATAGTTGGTCAAGAGTTCACCAAAATGGGCTGGGGTTTT GCATTTCCACGAGACTCGCCACTAGCAATTGACATGTCAACAGCGATCCTAACACTGTCAGAGAACGGGGTTCTACAGAGGCTTCACGACAAATGGCTCACAAGAAGTGCATGCAGCTCTGAAGGTACAAAGCAAGGCGTCGATCGCCTACAACTCCAAAGCTTCTGGGGACTCTTCATACTCTGTGGCTCCGTTTGTCTTCTtgctctccttttttatctcaTCAAGATGATACGTGAGTACACGAGGCATTCCAGGCAGATCAGCCCCCAATCTGGGCGTCTCCGATCCTTcctttcatttgttaaagaaaaggAAGATCATCATCATGAGGAAGCAGAAGGGAAAAGTCCAAAAGCTCAAGGCCAACTAGGGATCAGAGGGTCCACAGTAATGGAAGAGTGCATGGAGAGATCATGA